In a genomic window of Pseudomonas mohnii:
- a CDS encoding alkene reductase, protein MSVLFEPVVLGELQLANRIVMAPMTRSRALADAVPGSAMVDYYRQRAGAGLIVAEGTAPSASGLGYCRTPAIYSSEQIAGWRQVTEAVHAEGGRIVLQLMHVGRAASHYNKPAGAATVAPSALRARTQVFSDVAGLVDTDTPKALTLQGIQEVIDDYRQAALNARLAGFDGVELHCTSGYLPMQFIASGSNQRDDAYGGDVAGRVRFAREVIEAMASAIGAGRVGFRLCPGNPYNDIDDRDPAATTAALCEALAALDLAYLHIMRSPLADLDAFALARRHSPHALILNDGFDGSSASAALASGEGAAVSFGRHFIANPDLVERLKRGLPLSGFDRKTLYTPGSAGYSDYPAYQAIAQEMAQ, encoded by the coding sequence ATGAGCGTCTTGTTCGAGCCGGTAGTCCTGGGCGAGCTGCAACTGGCCAACCGCATTGTCATGGCCCCCATGACGCGTAGTCGCGCTCTTGCCGATGCGGTGCCCGGCAGCGCCATGGTCGATTATTACCGTCAGCGTGCCGGTGCCGGGTTGATCGTGGCCGAAGGCACTGCGCCTTCCGCCAGCGGCCTGGGCTACTGCCGCACCCCGGCCATTTACAGCAGCGAGCAGATCGCCGGATGGCGGCAGGTCACCGAGGCGGTGCATGCCGAGGGCGGGCGCATCGTCCTGCAACTGATGCACGTTGGTCGCGCCGCCAGCCACTACAACAAGCCAGCCGGGGCGGCAACGGTTGCACCTTCGGCGCTGCGCGCGCGCACCCAGGTGTTCAGTGATGTTGCGGGCCTGGTGGACACCGACACGCCAAAGGCACTGACCTTGCAGGGCATCCAAGAGGTCATCGATGACTATCGCCAGGCGGCGTTGAATGCGCGCCTGGCCGGCTTCGACGGTGTCGAGCTGCACTGCACCAGCGGTTACCTGCCCATGCAGTTCATTGCATCGGGCAGCAACCAGCGCGACGATGCCTATGGCGGTGATGTGGCAGGGCGGGTGCGTTTTGCCAGGGAAGTGATCGAGGCCATGGCCAGCGCGATCGGCGCCGGACGCGTCGGTTTTCGCCTGTGCCCCGGCAACCCCTACAACGACATCGACGACCGTGATCCGGCGGCCACGACCGCGGCCTTGTGCGAAGCCCTGGCGGCATTGGACCTGGCTTACCTGCACATCATGCGCTCCCCCCTGGCCGACCTCGACGCCTTTGCCCTGGCGCGTCGGCACAGTCCTCACGCACTGATTCTCAACGATGGTTTCGACGGCTCTTCGGCCAGTGCCGCTCTCGCGTCGGGCGAGGGGGCTGCTGTGTCGTTCGGTCGTCATTTTATTGCCAACCCCGACCTGGTGGAGCGCCTCAAGCGTGGCCTGCCGCTGAGCGGTTTCGACCGCAAGACCCTCTATACGCCAGGCTC